A region from the Peromyscus maniculatus bairdii isolate BWxNUB_F1_BW_parent chromosome 5, HU_Pman_BW_mat_3.1, whole genome shotgun sequence genome encodes:
- the LOC121829541 gene encoding uncharacterized protein LOC121829541 isoform X2, translated as MGGGKAESPRGQGSPHLGRTREPPTFPEGHRAEDAARGGWPATPGQADVQVAAPRLEAACGRWGRRGRGKGHIWSQPGTSQCGGGPAAEQEARESRHPCALGACGRRPGRQGGRPGPALSLEPWRCRLPVQMPSSHQNSTLHFEERKCHTEEVTILRWKLAALLGVEQG; from the exons ATGGGAGGAGGCAAGGCGGAATCCCCGAGGGGACAAGGGTCTCCGCACCTGGGGAGAACCCGGGAACCCCCTACCTTTCCTGAAGGGCATCGCGCCGAGGACGCTGCGCGGGGGGGCTGGCCCGCGACACCTGGGCAGGCTGACGTCCAAGTGGCAGCCCCGAGGCTCGAGGCGGCCTGCGGGCGATGGGGCCGgcgagggaggggaaagggacatATTTGGTCACAGCCTGGCACGTCACAGTGCGGAGGAGGCCCCGCCGCGGAGCAGGAAGCGCGGGAGTCGCGTCACCCGTGCGCTCTGGGCGCCTGCGGGCGGCGGCCGGGACGCCAGGGTGGGCGACCGGGTCCCGCCCTGAGCCTAGAGCCCTGGAGGTGCCGCCTGCCGGTGCAGATGCCAA GTTCTCACCAAAACTCCACCCttcattttgaagaaagaaaatgccacacagaggAAGTAACCATCCTGAGGTGGAAACTCGCTGCCCTGCTAG gagtaGAACAGGGGTGA
- the LOC121829541 gene encoding uncharacterized protein LOC121829541 isoform X1 has protein sequence MTQVSQKQTLKFPAGCSACFPGLGRRRILGFARSTSTSTALSASQPSGGSRIHVVQPRTLRGSRGQRRAGGDSAERRGVTRGRMASAGWEEARRNPRGDKGLRTWGEPGNPLPFLKGIAPRTLRGGAGPRHLGRLTSKWQPRGSRRPAGDGAGEGGERDIFGHSLARHSAEEAPPRSRKRGSRVTRALWAPAGGGRDARVGDRVPP, from the coding sequence ATGACCCAAGTTTCCCAGAAACAAACGCTGAAATTCCCGGCTGGCTGTTCTGCCTGCTTTCCGGGGCTGGGACGCCGTAGGATCCTGGGGTTCGCTAGAAGTACCTCCACTAGCACTGCGCTCTCCGCCTCCCAGCCCAGTGGGGGTTCCCGCATCCACGTGGTGCAGCCGCGGACTCTACGAGGCTCAAGGGGACAGCGCAGGGCTGGAGGGGACAGCGCCGAGCGAAGGGGCGTAACGCGCGGCAGGATGGCCAGTGCAGGATGGGAGGAGGCAAGGCGGAATCCCCGAGGGGACAAGGGTCTCCGCACCTGGGGAGAACCCGGGAACCCCCTACCTTTCCTGAAGGGCATCGCGCCGAGGACGCTGCGCGGGGGGGCTGGCCCGCGACACCTGGGCAGGCTGACGTCCAAGTGGCAGCCCCGAGGCTCGAGGCGGCCTGCGGGCGATGGGGCCGgcgagggaggggaaagggacatATTTGGTCACAGCCTGGCACGTCACAGTGCGGAGGAGGCCCCGCCGCGGAGCAGGAAGCGCGGGAGTCGCGTCACCCGTGCGCTCTGGGCGCCTGCGGGCGGCGGCCGGGACGCCAGGGTGGGCGACCGGGTCCCGCCCTGA